In Rhizobiales bacterium NRL2, a genomic segment contains:
- a CDS encoding acetylornithine deacetylase (catalyzes the formation of L-ornithine from N(2)-acetyl-L-ornithine), protein MVEAALKERILAEVEQGFDAQVKFTQDLVRFPSQRGQEHTAQDFLYRAFAERDLAMDRWSIDVGEIEDHPGFSPVTVSYDNAVNVVGAYRPKAEKGRSLILNGHVDVVPVGPLDMWTTPPYEPRIEGDWLYGRGSGDMKAGIAANLFAFDALRRAGVEPASTVYMQSVTEEECTGNGALSCLVRGYHADAVLITEPTHDQLVRANVGVLWFQVEVRGRPAHVYESTVGSNAIIAAYKLIQALKELEAEMNAEKGDHPHFEDATHPITINIGKIAGGDWASSVPAWCRFDVRAGIYPGTSVEAAKRRLESAVRGAALDDPFLSNHPPSVTYNGFAAEGYALPPGSDAEACLADAHRQVRAAELGDATMPAYLDARVAMLYDDTPALVYGPKSEHIHGFDERVSLKSTLDVTKTVALFVADWCGVVEAG, encoded by the coding sequence ATGGTCGAAGCGGCGCTGAAGGAACGCATCCTGGCGGAGGTCGAACAGGGCTTCGACGCGCAGGTGAAGTTCACCCAGGACCTGGTCCGCTTCCCCTCCCAGCGCGGCCAGGAGCACACGGCGCAGGACTTCCTCTACCGCGCCTTCGCCGAACGGGATCTGGCCATGGACCGCTGGTCCATCGACGTGGGCGAGATCGAGGATCATCCGGGCTTTTCGCCGGTCACCGTCTCCTACGACAATGCGGTCAACGTCGTCGGGGCGTACCGCCCGAAGGCGGAGAAGGGACGCTCGCTGATCCTCAACGGGCATGTCGACGTGGTGCCCGTCGGCCCGCTCGACATGTGGACGACGCCGCCCTACGAGCCGCGGATCGAGGGCGACTGGCTCTACGGCCGCGGCTCCGGCGACATGAAGGCGGGCATCGCCGCCAACCTCTTCGCCTTCGACGCGCTCCGCCGCGCCGGTGTCGAGCCGGCCTCGACCGTCTACATGCAGTCGGTGACCGAAGAGGAATGCACCGGCAACGGCGCGCTGTCCTGTCTGGTGCGCGGCTATCACGCCGACGCCGTCCTGATCACCGAACCGACCCACGACCAGCTCGTGCGCGCCAATGTCGGCGTGCTCTGGTTCCAGGTGGAGGTGCGCGGCCGGCCCGCCCATGTCTACGAATCCACCGTCGGCTCCAACGCCATCATCGCCGCCTACAAGCTGATCCAGGCGCTGAAGGAACTCGAGGCGGAAATGAACGCGGAGAAGGGCGATCACCCCCATTTCGAGGACGCCACGCACCCGATCACCATCAATATCGGCAAGATCGCCGGCGGCGACTGGGCCTCGTCGGTGCCCGCCTGGTGCCGCTTCGACGTGCGCGCCGGCATCTATCCCGGCACCTCCGTCGAGGCGGCCAAGCGTCGTCTGGAAAGCGCCGTCCGCGGCGCGGCGCTGGACGACCCGTTCCTTTCCAACCACCCGCCGAGCGTGACCTATAACGGTTTCGCCGCGGAAGGCTATGCGCTGCCGCCCGGCTCCGACGCCGAGGCCTGCCTGGCCGACGCGCACCGGCAGGTCCGGGCGGCCGAACTGGGCGACGCCACCATGCCGGCCTATCTCGATGCCCGCGTGGCGATGCTGTACGACGACACACCGGCGCTGGTCTACGGGCCGAAGTCCGAGCACATCCACGGCTTCGACGAGCGCGTCAGCCTGAAATCGACGCTCGACGTGACCAAGACCGTGGCGCTGTTCGTCGCCGACTGGTGCGGGGTGGTGGAAGCGGGCTGA
- a CDS encoding DNA mismatch repair protein MutS, whose translation MMAQYLEIKEAHPDSLLFYRMGDFYELFFDDAKKAAASLDIALTRRGKHLGDDIPMCGVPVHSADQYLARLIRDGHRVAVCEQVEDPAEAKKRGAKSVVKRDVVRLVTAGTLTEDALLDARRNNYLLAVARSGGQIGLAWLDMSTGELMAGTGGEATLGADLARLCPGEILVADNLLERLGPEGPLAGWDQALTVLPVARFDSTSAEKRLKTVFKVGALDGFGAFGRAEIAALGAVVDYVELTQKGRLPPLRAPQREEPGAAMGLDQATRRNLELVETLSGERRGSLLSVIDRTVTGAGGRRLAADLAGPLTDPEAIDARLDMVQFFHDADRLREDFREAIRRAPDIERALSRLGLGRGGPRDLAAIRDALEACGHARDLLGKAGPAGILAEAASLDGHGALVDVLTAALDKDPPLLARDGGFIREGHDAALDELRTLRDEGRQHIAALQKKYADQTGVNALKVRHNNVLGYFVEIPQRHAERMDGTFIHRQSMAQAMRYTTTELGELEGRIRSAGDRAQALEERHFAELSDKVLAESRKLARAAQALARLDVAAALAELARAENYVRPTVDRSLEFRVEGGRHPVVEALAAGEQAGGFQPNDCDLGPETGRLWLMTGPNMAGKSTFLRQNALIAILAQMGGFVPAASARIGAVDRLFSRVGAADDLARGRSTFMVEMVETAAILNQAGERSLVILDEIGRGTATYDGLAIAWATVEGLHESNRSRGLFATHYHELTALAEKLEQVTCRTMRVMEWQGTVQFLHQVIPGAADRSYGVQVAKLAGLPPAVVRRAEAVLKRLEESGQGRKAVSIAEDLPLFAAMAAQPETPQPGGPSAVEQALAEILPDDMSPREALDALYRLKGLANGDG comes from the coding sequence ATGATGGCGCAGTACCTCGAGATCAAGGAGGCGCACCCGGATTCCCTGCTGTTCTACCGCATGGGCGATTTCTACGAGCTGTTCTTCGACGATGCGAAGAAGGCCGCCGCCAGCCTCGACATCGCGCTGACCAGACGCGGCAAGCACCTGGGCGACGACATCCCCATGTGCGGCGTGCCGGTCCACTCCGCCGACCAGTATCTGGCGCGGCTGATTCGCGACGGCCACCGCGTCGCCGTCTGCGAACAGGTCGAGGACCCGGCGGAGGCGAAGAAGCGCGGCGCCAAGTCCGTGGTGAAGCGCGACGTGGTCCGCCTGGTGACCGCCGGGACGCTGACCGAGGATGCGCTGCTCGACGCGCGGCGCAACAACTACCTGCTGGCCGTGGCGCGCTCGGGCGGGCAGATCGGCCTCGCCTGGCTGGACATGTCGACGGGCGAACTGATGGCGGGCACGGGCGGGGAGGCGACACTGGGTGCGGATCTCGCGCGTCTCTGCCCGGGCGAGATCCTGGTGGCCGACAACCTGCTGGAACGGCTCGGGCCGGAGGGGCCGCTGGCCGGCTGGGACCAGGCGCTGACCGTGCTGCCGGTGGCAAGGTTCGACAGCACCTCCGCCGAGAAGCGGCTGAAGACGGTCTTCAAGGTCGGCGCGCTGGACGGCTTCGGCGCCTTCGGCCGGGCCGAGATCGCCGCCCTGGGCGCCGTGGTCGACTATGTGGAACTGACCCAGAAGGGCAGGCTGCCGCCGCTGCGTGCGCCGCAGCGCGAGGAACCCGGCGCGGCGATGGGGCTGGACCAGGCGACGCGGCGCAATCTGGAACTGGTGGAGACGCTCTCGGGCGAACGGCGCGGCAGCCTGCTGTCGGTCATCGACCGCACCGTCACCGGCGCCGGCGGCCGGCGGCTGGCCGCCGACCTTGCAGGGCCGCTGACCGACCCGGAGGCGATCGACGCCCGGCTCGACATGGTGCAGTTCTTCCATGACGCTGACCGCCTCCGTGAAGATTTCCGGGAGGCCATCCGCCGCGCGCCGGACATTGAACGCGCGCTCTCCCGCCTCGGGCTCGGCCGCGGCGGTCCGCGCGATCTCGCCGCCATCCGCGACGCGCTGGAAGCCTGCGGCCATGCGCGCGACCTGCTCGGCAAGGCCGGGCCGGCCGGCATCCTGGCGGAGGCCGCGAGCCTGGACGGCCACGGCGCCCTGGTCGACGTGCTCACCGCGGCGCTGGACAAAGACCCGCCGCTGCTCGCCCGCGACGGCGGCTTTATCCGTGAAGGTCACGACGCGGCGCTGGACGAGCTCCGGACGCTGCGCGACGAGGGCCGCCAGCACATCGCGGCGCTGCAGAAGAAATACGCCGATCAGACCGGCGTGAACGCGCTGAAGGTGCGCCACAACAATGTCCTCGGCTATTTCGTCGAGATCCCGCAGCGCCATGCCGAGCGCATGGACGGCACCTTCATCCACCGCCAGTCCATGGCCCAGGCCATGCGCTACACCACGACCGAGCTGGGCGAACTGGAGGGGCGCATCCGTTCCGCCGGCGACCGCGCGCAGGCGCTGGAGGAGCGGCATTTCGCCGAACTGTCGGACAAGGTGCTGGCGGAAAGCCGGAAACTCGCGCGGGCGGCGCAGGCGCTGGCGCGGCTGGACGTCGCCGCGGCTCTCGCCGAGCTGGCGCGGGCGGAGAACTACGTCCGCCCGACGGTCGACCGGAGCCTTGAATTCCGCGTCGAGGGCGGACGCCATCCGGTTGTGGAAGCGCTGGCGGCGGGCGAGCAGGCCGGCGGGTTCCAGCCGAACGACTGCGATCTCGGCCCCGAAACCGGTCGGCTCTGGCTGATGACCGGCCCCAACATGGCGGGCAAGTCGACCTTCCTGCGCCAGAACGCGCTGATCGCGATCCTGGCCCAGATGGGCGGCTTCGTGCCCGCCGCGTCGGCCCGCATCGGCGCGGTGGACCGGCTGTTCAGCCGCGTCGGAGCCGCCGACGACCTGGCGCGCGGGCGCTCCACCTTCATGGTGGAGATGGTCGAAACGGCGGCGATCCTGAACCAGGCCGGCGAGCGCTCCCTGGTGATCCTGGACGAGATCGGACGCGGGACGGCGACCTATGACGGCCTCGCCATCGCCTGGGCGACCGTCGAGGGACTGCACGAGAGCAACCGCAGCCGCGGGCTGTTCGCCACGCACTATCACGAGCTGACGGCGCTGGCGGAGAAGCTGGAGCAGGTCACCTGCCGCACCATGCGGGTGATGGAGTGGCAGGGTACGGTCCAGTTCCTCCACCAGGTGATCCCCGGCGCCGCCGACCGCAGCTATGGCGTCCAGGTGGCGAAGCTGGCCGGCCTGCCGCCGGCGGTGGTGCGCCGCGCCGAGGCCGTGCTGAAACGGCTGGAAGAATCGGGGCAGGGCCGCAAGGCCGTCTCCATCGCCGAAGACCTGCCGCTGTTCGCGGCCATGGCCGCCCAGCCGGAAACGCCGCAGCCCGGCGGGCCGTCGGCGGTGGAGCAGGCGCTGGCGGAGATCCTGCCCGACGACATGAG